A genomic region of Catalinimonas niigatensis contains the following coding sequences:
- a CDS encoding S8 family peptidase yields MKIKHLFLAFVFCIPASFALATDPPKDSLDAAPTNWFNLDAENYYVQGVSTEKAYDFLKGRNSKKVIVAVIDSGVDIEHEDLQGKVWVNTDEIPGNGKDDDGNGYVDDVNGWNFIGGTDGSNVDHDTYEVTREYVKLKKKYEGVSLEDIPKKERAYYEEIMTSYEQKRAEMEQQYSGFKFFAESYNRSSKLLEAYLDVEEVTMDALQEINSEDEIVQTSISIMEYALSMGFSKEQFEEYEEHYSSALEYGYNPEFDPRHIVGDNYEDVSEKYYGNNDVNGPDSNHGTHVAGIIAANRGNQLGMEGIAENVEIMAIRAVPNGDERDKDIANAIYYAVDNGAKVINMSFGKSYSPEKEAVDKAVKYAESKGVLLVHAAGNSSDDIDQVSNFPTRQYESSKKVATNWIEVGASSWKGEENFVAEFSNYGKKSVDVFAPGVDLYSTTPNQKYQSNSGTSMASPVTAGIAALVMSYYPDLKAEQIKQIILDSTVKFEKLKVNRPGEEGKLVNFESLSTTGGVVNAYEAVKLAESYQIKRESK; encoded by the coding sequence ATGAAGATCAAGCATTTATTTCTAGCATTTGTATTTTGTATCCCTGCCTCTTTTGCTTTAGCAACAGATCCACCTAAAGATTCTCTGGATGCGGCCCCTACCAACTGGTTTAACCTGGATGCAGAAAATTATTATGTGCAAGGTGTCAGCACTGAAAAAGCCTATGACTTTTTGAAAGGACGTAATTCAAAAAAAGTCATTGTCGCTGTGATTGATTCAGGTGTTGATATTGAACATGAAGATCTGCAAGGTAAAGTGTGGGTCAATACAGATGAAATACCGGGCAATGGCAAAGATGATGATGGAAACGGATATGTAGATGATGTAAATGGCTGGAATTTTATTGGTGGAACTGATGGCTCCAATGTTGATCATGATACATACGAGGTTACACGTGAATATGTAAAGCTCAAAAAGAAGTATGAAGGCGTTTCTTTAGAGGATATTCCTAAAAAAGAGCGTGCTTACTACGAAGAAATTATGACGTCTTATGAGCAGAAACGTGCAGAAATGGAGCAGCAATACTCTGGCTTTAAGTTTTTTGCAGAGAGCTATAATCGTTCTTCCAAGCTTTTAGAAGCCTATCTGGATGTAGAAGAAGTAACAATGGATGCATTGCAAGAAATAAATTCTGAGGATGAGATTGTTCAGACTTCAATCTCAATCATGGAATATGCACTTTCTATGGGTTTTAGCAAAGAGCAATTTGAAGAATATGAAGAACACTATAGCAGTGCATTGGAATATGGATATAATCCGGAGTTTGATCCAAGACATATCGTAGGGGATAATTATGAAGATGTATCAGAAAAATATTACGGTAATAATGATGTCAATGGTCCTGATTCAAATCATGGAACCCATGTAGCTGGAATTATCGCTGCTAATCGTGGAAATCAATTAGGGATGGAAGGGATTGCTGAGAATGTAGAAATTATGGCCATACGTGCAGTACCCAATGGGGACGAAAGAGATAAAGACATTGCTAATGCCATTTATTATGCAGTAGACAATGGGGCTAAAGTGATCAATATGAGCTTTGGCAAATCTTATTCTCCTGAAAAAGAAGCAGTAGATAAAGCAGTAAAGTATGCTGAGTCAAAAGGGGTGTTGCTAGTACATGCCGCTGGAAATAGCAGTGATGACATTGACCAGGTATCCAATTTTCCAACCCGCCAGTATGAAAGTTCTAAAAAAGTAGCTACCAATTGGATTGAAGTTGGTGCATCGTCCTGGAAAGGTGAAGAAAATTTTGTGGCTGAATTCTCAAATTATGGAAAGAAGAGTGTGGATGTTTTTGCTCCAGGGGTAGATCTTTATTCAACTACTCCCAACCAAAAATACCAGAGTAATAGTGGTACTAGTATGGCTTCACCGGTTACTGCTGGAATTGCTGCGCTGGTGATGTCTTATTATCCCGACTTAAAGGCTGAACAAATCAAGCAAATTATTCTTGATTCAACCGTTAAATTTGAAAAACTAAAAGTGAATCGTCCCGGAGAAGAAGGCAAACTGGTGAATTTTGAAAGTTTAAGTACTACAGGTGGCGTAGTGAATGCTTATGAAGCAGTAAAACTTGCTGAATCTTATCAGATCAAGAGAGAAAGTAAATAA
- a CDS encoding S9 family peptidase — protein MCNTKKYKKLLTYLIFFFLSSQQILLAQQHTYENLREALFSSAQLVGDSGPKSINWIDNGERFSFIETTEEGKQLIKTHNPKNGKEEVVFDASDVTFPDSNEPFTYRSFQWSKDSKYILFQTKFNPIWRNSGNADYYYYSVDDKSLKLVAEKAFTAEVSPDGTKVGYGRNGNLFVYDFATGKDTQLTFDAKDQIYNGRFGWAYEEEFGLVQAWKWSPDSRFIAYWQSDESKVPIYLISDYSDQHPEYQKIPYPKVGDTNPTVKVGVIDLQDNSQQWMDTELDGGYIPRIYWTSETGQLAVVHLNRAQTHLKLFFQDVITGKGKLIMEERSEAWIDVFDFFAGIMDLFFFPEDAKEFFWISDRDGWSHLYRYDYQGNLVNQVTSGEWEVVLVHAVDSKSKTIYYSSTEDSSLDRQLYSVNYQGNKKKKLTDVEGRHAIHMSPHGKYYLDKYSNINSPVKIGLYNNDGKLLETIVENAEVEAYVNQHFYSPRELFSFTTEGGVKLDGYVVKPKDFDENKAYPLVLNIYGGPGAQSVYNEFGTNGWEQYLAQQGYVVASINNRGSGGYGSEFEKGVYKQLGILESADFVATANYLAEKSWVDVENMAIRGHSYGGYMSSFTSVYRPGVFKAAIIGAPVTDWRLYDSIYAERYMGLLEDNEDQYLESSSTAHAADANAKLFIAHSMMDENVHAQNTFQFVKALIDAGKDHELRIYPPGAHGVAYNGESYVLLYQQYTDFLDRYLKE, from the coding sequence ATGTGTAACACAAAAAAATACAAAAAGCTCTTAACTTACCTAATTTTTTTTTTCCTAAGCAGTCAACAAATACTGCTGGCTCAGCAACATACCTACGAAAACTTACGTGAAGCTCTTTTTTCTTCCGCTCAGCTGGTTGGTGATAGCGGTCCAAAAAGTATCAATTGGATTGACAATGGAGAACGTTTTTCATTCATAGAAACTACTGAAGAAGGTAAGCAGCTTATTAAAACCCATAATCCCAAGAATGGTAAAGAAGAAGTAGTGTTTGATGCCAGTGATGTTACTTTTCCTGACAGCAACGAGCCTTTTACCTACCGTTCTTTTCAGTGGTCAAAAGACTCAAAATATATTCTGTTTCAAACCAAATTCAATCCTATCTGGCGTAATTCCGGCAATGCTGATTATTATTATTATTCGGTAGACGATAAAAGCTTAAAATTAGTAGCTGAAAAGGCTTTTACTGCTGAAGTTTCTCCCGATGGGACTAAAGTTGGTTATGGACGTAATGGAAATCTTTTTGTTTATGATTTTGCTACTGGAAAAGATACCCAGCTTACTTTTGATGCAAAAGACCAGATCTATAATGGCCGATTTGGCTGGGCTTATGAGGAGGAATTTGGCCTGGTGCAGGCATGGAAATGGTCACCCGATAGTCGCTTTATTGCTTACTGGCAATCTGATGAATCCAAAGTGCCTATTTACCTGATTTCTGACTATAGCGACCAGCATCCTGAGTACCAAAAAATTCCTTATCCCAAAGTAGGAGACACTAATCCTACGGTAAAGGTAGGAGTCATTGACCTGCAGGACAACAGCCAGCAATGGATGGATACGGAACTGGATGGAGGCTACATTCCCCGTATATACTGGACATCCGAAACAGGGCAATTGGCTGTGGTACATCTTAACCGTGCGCAAACCCATCTTAAACTGTTTTTTCAGGATGTAATTACTGGCAAAGGCAAACTGATCATGGAAGAAAGATCAGAGGCATGGATAGATGTGTTTGATTTCTTTGCTGGTATAATGGATCTTTTCTTTTTTCCTGAAGACGCTAAAGAGTTTTTCTGGATTTCAGACCGCGATGGATGGAGCCACCTCTATCGTTATGATTATCAAGGCAATCTGGTCAACCAGGTGACAAGCGGCGAGTGGGAAGTAGTGCTTGTCCATGCCGTTGACTCAAAATCAAAGACTATTTATTATTCCTCCACCGAAGACTCTTCCCTGGATCGTCAACTTTATTCCGTCAATTATCAGGGAAACAAAAAGAAAAAGCTGACTGATGTAGAAGGAAGACATGCCATTCATATGTCACCCCATGGTAAATATTATTTAGATAAGTATTCCAATATCAATTCGCCTGTCAAAATCGGGTTATATAATAACGACGGTAAGTTACTGGAAACTATCGTGGAAAATGCTGAAGTTGAAGCGTATGTAAATCAGCACTTTTATAGTCCTCGGGAATTGTTCAGTTTTACGACTGAAGGTGGAGTCAAACTAGATGGATATGTAGTGAAGCCCAAAGATTTTGATGAAAATAAAGCTTATCCCTTGGTACTCAATATTTATGGTGGTCCCGGAGCACAATCGGTATACAATGAATTTGGTACTAATGGATGGGAGCAGTACCTGGCCCAACAAGGCTATGTGGTAGCCAGCATAAACAACAGAGGTAGCGGGGGCTACGGAAGTGAATTTGAAAAAGGAGTGTACAAGCAGCTGGGCATTCTTGAAAGCGCGGACTTCGTTGCCACCGCAAATTATTTAGCTGAAAAGTCCTGGGTTGACGTTGAAAATATGGCTATCAGAGGTCACAGTTATGGGGGATACATGTCCAGTTTCACTTCAGTTTATCGTCCGGGAGTGTTCAAAGCCGCCATCATCGGAGCACCTGTTACGGACTGGCGCCTGTATGATAGTATCTATGCCGAACGATATATGGGTCTTTTAGAGGATAATGAAGATCAATACCTGGAAAGCTCATCAACCGCACATGCTGCAGATGCAAATGCCAAACTATTCATTGCTCATTCCATGATGGATGAGAACGTACATGCGCAAAATACTTTTCAGTTTGTCAAAGCACTGATAGATGCCGGAAAAGACCACGAATTACGTATTTATCCTCCCGGAGCACATGGCGTAGCCTACAATGGAGAAAGCTATGTACTGCTTTACCAGCAGTATACCGATTTCTTAGATAGATATTTAAAAGAGTAG
- a CDS encoding sodium:solute symporter family protein gives MLLTSIIIYIAVTLLVGIFTSRFIQSSKDFVLAGRKLPLVLASSALFATWFGSETVLGASSEFVEHGLLGVIEDPFGAALCLLLVGLLIARPLYKLNILTFCDFYRDRYGKRTEILSSLCMVPSYFGWIAAQLVALGIIFHSVAGISIAAGIIIGAIVVVIYTYVGGMWAISITDFIQSIIIIAGLVFLALDLFDEAGGLTEVIARTPEGFFQFFPEPDFDSSIEYFAAWITIGLGSIAQQDIFQRVMASKSANVAVKASYLAAFLYLSIGFIPLFIGLAAMQVYPEVIGEIGDTQLVIPTVVLQHAGIGIQVLFFGALISAIMSTTSGAILAPATILAENLIRPYIKDQSDHNLLRLLRISVVLVAIAATIMANIQTNIYDLVAQSSALSLVSLFVPLMAGLYWKRSTELGALLSIVGGMSVWIYFEIAGSEVPTLLSGLLASIVGMILGNVIMQKKKKRNLQNIYIDE, from the coding sequence TTGCTGCTTACCTCCATCATTATTTATATCGCTGTCACTTTACTGGTTGGAATATTCACCTCTCGTTTTATCCAATCGTCTAAAGACTTTGTGCTGGCAGGCAGAAAGTTACCTTTGGTGCTGGCATCTTCAGCCCTGTTTGCTACCTGGTTTGGTTCGGAGACGGTTCTTGGTGCTTCCTCAGAATTTGTTGAACATGGCTTGCTGGGAGTTATAGAAGATCCGTTTGGAGCTGCATTATGTCTTCTTTTAGTAGGTTTGCTCATAGCGCGTCCGCTATATAAGTTGAATATTCTTACTTTCTGTGATTTTTACAGAGATCGTTATGGCAAGCGAACTGAAATCCTGAGCAGCTTATGTATGGTACCTTCGTATTTTGGATGGATCGCCGCCCAATTGGTGGCTTTAGGAATTATCTTTCATTCAGTAGCTGGAATATCTATTGCTGCTGGTATTATAATAGGGGCTATTGTGGTTGTTATTTATACATATGTAGGTGGGATGTGGGCAATATCCATTACAGATTTTATTCAATCCATCATCATCATCGCCGGTTTAGTTTTTTTAGCGTTAGATCTGTTTGATGAAGCCGGAGGACTGACTGAAGTTATAGCCCGAACTCCTGAGGGTTTTTTCCAGTTTTTTCCTGAACCTGATTTCGATTCATCCATAGAGTATTTTGCCGCATGGATTACCATCGGTTTGGGTTCTATTGCTCAACAGGATATATTTCAGCGAGTGATGGCTTCCAAAAGCGCCAATGTAGCGGTGAAAGCTTCATACCTGGCAGCTTTTCTTTATCTTAGTATAGGTTTCATTCCTTTATTCATTGGTCTGGCAGCCATGCAGGTTTATCCTGAAGTGATAGGAGAAATAGGAGATACACAATTGGTAATTCCAACGGTAGTGCTTCAACATGCCGGAATAGGCATTCAGGTACTTTTCTTTGGTGCGCTGATTTCTGCCATTATGAGTACTACTAGCGGTGCGATTCTGGCACCGGCAACTATACTGGCAGAAAACCTTATCAGGCCTTACATCAAAGACCAAAGTGACCATAACCTGCTGAGGTTATTGAGAATTTCAGTAGTACTTGTGGCCATTGCTGCCACTATAATGGCCAATATCCAGACAAATATCTATGATCTGGTAGCGCAATCATCTGCATTAAGTCTGGTATCTTTATTTGTCCCTTTGATGGCGGGTTTATACTGGAAACGATCCACTGAATTGGGAGCTTTACTCTCCATTGTAGGGGGTATGTCAGTATGGATTTATTTTGAAATAGCCGGTTCGGAAGTTCCCACTTTATTGTCAGGTCTTCTGGCAAGTATCGTAGGGATGATTTTAGGAAATGTGATCATGCAAAAAAAGAAAAAAAGGAATCTCCAGAACATATACATAGATGAATAA
- a CDS encoding YihY/virulence factor BrkB family protein, whose protein sequence is MKKVFSYLKETYQEWINDEAFRQSAVIAYYSIFSIPGLIIIVVNVAGLFYEQAKIEGKISSQISEYIGSESAEQVQSIVANSTQEGNFTIAFIVGIATLIFGATGLFYQLQLSLNKVWEVELKPDSGIKKLVLDRATSLGLILAIGFLLIVSLLLSTALGILKGWISQVVPDFLMYIFIIANELLSIGIITVLFALIYKVLPDVYLTWKTVWVGAFVTALLFTLGKFALGFYFSQSDPASAFGAAGSLILILLWVNYSGLIFLFGAEFTQVYARKNNHPVKISSHAQRTADYKLKQERVTAGE, encoded by the coding sequence GTGAAAAAAGTATTTTCTTATCTCAAAGAGACATATCAGGAATGGATCAATGATGAAGCATTCCGGCAAAGCGCAGTCATTGCTTACTATTCTATTTTTTCAATACCCGGATTGATTATTATTGTCGTTAATGTGGCTGGACTTTTTTATGAACAGGCAAAAATAGAGGGAAAGATTTCCAGTCAAATCAGCGAGTATATAGGTTCAGAATCTGCAGAACAGGTACAGTCCATTGTAGCAAACAGTACCCAGGAAGGAAATTTTACCATTGCTTTTATTGTGGGTATTGCCACCCTTATTTTTGGTGCTACAGGTTTATTTTATCAATTACAATTGTCGCTGAACAAAGTCTGGGAGGTAGAACTTAAACCTGATTCGGGTATCAAAAAATTAGTGTTAGACCGGGCTACCTCATTAGGTTTAATATTAGCTATAGGGTTTTTATTGATCGTATCTCTGTTGTTGTCTACTGCATTAGGTATACTAAAAGGGTGGATTAGTCAGGTAGTACCGGATTTTTTGATGTATATTTTTATTATAGCTAACGAATTACTTTCTATAGGAATAATTACGGTGCTATTTGCGCTTATTTACAAAGTATTGCCAGACGTATATCTTACCTGGAAAACGGTATGGGTAGGTGCATTTGTCACTGCACTATTGTTTACACTAGGAAAATTTGCCTTAGGTTTTTACTTCAGCCAATCAGACCCAGCCTCAGCATTTGGTGCAGCAGGTTCACTTATCCTGATCCTGCTATGGGTAAATTACTCCGGACTCATATTTCTTTTCGGAGCAGAGTTTACCCAGGTTTACGCCCGGAAGAACAACCATCCTGTCAAAATATCCAGTCATGCACAACGTACTGCTGACTATAAATTAAAGCAGGAAAGAGTGACAGCAGGAGAGTAG
- a CDS encoding Lacal_2735 family protein: protein MFNPFKKKSALENLQDKYKKLLAEAHSLSQRDRKAGDQKMVEAEEVGKQIEALRAK from the coding sequence ATGTTCAACCCATTCAAAAAAAAGTCAGCATTAGAAAACTTACAGGATAAATATAAAAAGCTTTTAGCAGAGGCTCACAGCCTGTCGCAACGTGACCGCAAGGCAGGGGACCAAAAGATGGTAGAGGCAGAGGAAGTGGGCAAGCAGATTGAAGCACTTAGAGCTAAATAA
- a CDS encoding tetratricopeptide repeat protein: MSLFKTLWPIYCSTVKLNPMSAEKFYWQGKNLFDQENYEAALKYFQLALKADQQHIASLYARARSYFKLAQFDLSLQDFNKLINIIPDNATYLSERGVALHLLGQNEEAIRNFDRAVEIEPENPYRYSSRAYVKERMQNYQGAVDDYTRAIELDPEDAIAYNNRGLVEEKLGYQQKAKHSYEKADALVPPSKKSPAQTDLGKPVGQERNTEKDFSNVSFSQNDRKPAIKDYMKVMRSVFSSRQSLREFVDFVGNKFNSRR, translated from the coding sequence TTGTCATTATTTAAAACTCTATGGCCTATTTACTGTTCTACTGTAAAACTAAACCCAATGTCGGCAGAAAAATTCTATTGGCAAGGAAAAAATCTCTTTGACCAGGAAAATTATGAAGCAGCGCTGAAGTATTTTCAGCTTGCCCTTAAGGCTGATCAGCAGCACATCGCTAGCCTGTATGCCCGGGCGAGGAGCTACTTTAAGTTAGCTCAATTTGATCTTTCCCTTCAGGATTTCAACAAACTCATCAATATAATTCCTGATAATGCTACTTATTTGAGCGAGAGAGGTGTAGCTCTTCATCTGTTAGGACAAAATGAGGAGGCAATACGAAACTTTGATAGAGCAGTAGAAATAGAGCCTGAAAATCCATATCGCTATTCCAGCAGGGCTTATGTAAAAGAGCGGATGCAAAATTATCAGGGAGCGGTGGATGATTATACCCGGGCTATTGAGCTTGACCCTGAAGATGCTATCGCATATAATAACCGTGGGCTGGTAGAAGAAAAGTTAGGTTACCAGCAAAAAGCAAAACATAGCTATGAAAAAGCAGATGCACTGGTTCCTCCTTCTAAAAAGAGTCCCGCACAAACTGATTTAGGAAAACCAGTAGGGCAAGAGCGTAACACTGAAAAAGATTTTAGTAATGTTTCATTTTCACAAAATGACAGAAAGCCGGCGATTAAAGATTATATGAAAGTAATGAGATCCGTTTTTTCTTCCCGGCAGAGCCTCAGAGAATTTGTAGATTTTGTTGGCAATAAATTCAACTCTCGCAGATAA
- a CDS encoding CvfB family protein — protein sequence MTNLNIGEYNELEATRESPHGMYLQSSKGEILLPNRYVGELKPGQTIKVFVYTDSEDRLVAITDQPKAIAGEFASLLVKDVTTIGAFLDWGINKDLLLPYREQLNPVRAGDHVVVRVITDPKTDRVIAISKIQAFIHKEVEALEEGQEAELMVYDQTPLGYKVLINRKYEGLLYKNELFEPLQLGDVKNGFIKKIRADGKVDVSLQQQGVKGMKDARTTLLEALHTAGGFLPYHDKSDPDEIQASLHMSKKAFKKASGNLFREKKIKISENGIQLL from the coding sequence ATGACAAATCTTAACATCGGTGAGTATAATGAATTGGAGGCCACGAGAGAATCTCCGCACGGAATGTACCTTCAATCTTCCAAAGGAGAGATACTGTTACCCAATCGTTATGTAGGAGAATTAAAGCCAGGCCAAACCATCAAAGTCTTTGTCTATACTGACTCAGAAGATCGTCTGGTAGCCATTACAGACCAGCCTAAAGCCATTGCCGGAGAATTTGCCAGTTTGTTAGTCAAAGACGTAACTACGATAGGAGCTTTTCTGGATTGGGGCATCAATAAAGATTTACTCCTCCCCTATCGTGAGCAGTTGAATCCTGTACGGGCTGGAGATCATGTGGTAGTGCGGGTAATTACCGATCCGAAAACTGATAGAGTAATTGCCATTTCCAAGATTCAAGCTTTCATTCACAAGGAAGTAGAAGCCTTGGAAGAGGGACAGGAAGCAGAACTCATGGTATATGACCAGACACCCCTGGGCTATAAGGTGCTGATTAACAGGAAATATGAGGGCTTATTATATAAAAACGAATTGTTTGAACCGCTCCAACTGGGCGATGTCAAAAACGGTTTTATCAAAAAGATAAGAGCAGATGGCAAGGTAGATGTGAGTTTGCAGCAGCAGGGTGTAAAAGGAATGAAAGATGCGCGCACCACCTTACTGGAAGCACTACATACTGCCGGTGGATTTCTGCCCTACCATGATAAAAGTGATCCTGATGAGATACAGGCAAGTCTGCATATGAGCAAAAAAGCCTTTAAAAAGGCGAGTGGTAATCTCTTTAGAGAAAAAAAAATAAAGATCAGTGAAAATGGCATTCAATTACTTTAA
- a CDS encoding DUF2147 domain-containing protein, whose amino-acid sequence MFQRIGFTCFLVLMVLSSYAQQAGEVMGHWYTEEKKAIVKVYPCEDSFCGKIIWISKKNEDGSPLRDINNPESELRKRTIVGTNILQNLEFTGDGKYEDGEIYDPESGKTYSCLVRLQEDDHLEVRGFVGFSLIGRSTIWTRAEDYTGH is encoded by the coding sequence ATGTTTCAAAGAATAGGATTCACTTGTTTTTTGGTATTGATGGTTTTGTCTTCTTATGCACAACAGGCAGGGGAAGTAATGGGCCATTGGTACACTGAAGAAAAGAAAGCCATCGTAAAGGTATATCCCTGTGAAGACAGTTTTTGTGGGAAGATCATATGGATCAGTAAAAAGAATGAGGATGGTAGCCCATTGAGAGATATCAATAATCCTGAATCTGAGCTTAGAAAAAGGACGATAGTAGGAACCAATATCCTCCAGAATCTGGAATTCACTGGTGATGGAAAGTATGAAGATGGAGAAATCTATGATCCTGAATCTGGTAAGACATATTCCTGCCTCGTGCGTCTTCAGGAGGATGACCACCTGGAGGTTCGTGGATTTGTCGGTTTTTCCTTGATTGGCCGATCAACAATCTGGACAAGAGCCGAGGATTATACCGGTCACTAG
- the pdeM gene encoding ligase-associated DNA damage response endonuclease PdeM, with the protein MKLDTTIIAQTEVIEVRGQKLSLLAEKAIYWHEASFLILTDLHLGKAGHFRKAGIPIPKGVHEADLLCLQQLIDTYCPKAVLMLGDLFHSEINQEWNDFRVFLQNNASLSFILVKGNHDILPEAAYREDNLTLYQEEWCFTPFHFSHHPLENVPTNLYNMAGHVHPGYRLKGRGGQNIKLPSFHFSAEGVLLPAFGRFTGCVHVPKKQGDQVFILIPTPDKSSKVMRV; encoded by the coding sequence ATGAAGCTAGACACTACCATTATTGCGCAAACTGAAGTTATTGAAGTACGTGGACAAAAGCTGAGCCTGTTAGCAGAAAAGGCAATCTACTGGCACGAAGCTTCTTTCCTGATCCTAACTGACCTGCATCTGGGAAAGGCAGGACATTTTAGGAAAGCAGGGATTCCAATTCCTAAAGGTGTACACGAAGCTGATCTGCTGTGTCTTCAACAGCTTATTGATACTTATTGCCCCAAAGCAGTCCTGATGTTGGGCGATCTTTTTCATAGTGAAATCAACCAGGAATGGAATGATTTTCGTGTTTTCCTTCAAAATAATGCTTCCCTCAGCTTTATACTGGTCAAAGGTAATCATGATATTCTGCCGGAAGCCGCTTATCGTGAGGATAATCTCACTCTATACCAGGAAGAGTGGTGCTTCACTCCTTTTCACTTTAGTCATCATCCATTAGAAAATGTTCCCACAAATCTGTACAATATGGCTGGACATGTGCATCCCGGCTATCGTCTAAAAGGCAGAGGAGGACAAAATATCAAATTACCATCTTTTCATTTCTCAGCAGAAGGAGTTCTTTTACCTGCCTTTGGCAGATTTACTGGTTGTGTTCATGTACCTAAAAAGCAAGGCGACCAGGTTTTTATCCTGATCCCTACGCCTGACAAATCCAGCAAAGTGATGCGGGTATAA